Proteins found in one Mixophyes fleayi isolate aMixFle1 chromosome 8, aMixFle1.hap1, whole genome shotgun sequence genomic segment:
- the CNBP gene encoding CCHC-type zinc finger nucleic acid binding protein isoform X2, giving the protein MSSNECFKCGRSGHWARECPTGGGRGGGGGGGGRGGRGRGRGGFNSSRGFQFISSSLPDICYRCGESGHLAKDCDLQEDGERLSLACYNCGRGGHIAKDCKEPRKEREQCCYNCGKPGHLARDCDRADEQKCYSCGEFGHIQKDCTKVKCYRCGETGHVAINCSKDSEVNCYRCGESGHLARECTIEATA; this is encoded by the exons ATGAGCAGTAACGAGTGCTTTAAGTGTGGCCGCTCTGGTCATTGGGCTAGGGAGTGCCCTACTGGGGGAGGACGTGGTggcggtggtggtggtggtggtagagGTGGAAGAGGACGAGGACGTGGTGGATTTAATTCTTCAAGag GGTTCCAATTCATCTCTTCATCTCTTCCAGACATCTGTTATCGCTGTGGAGAGTCTGGCCATCTTGCTAAGGATTGTGATCTCCAAGAGGACGGTGAGCGTTTATCTCTAG cTTGCTATAACTGTGGCAGAGGTGGGCATATTGCAAAGGATTGTAAGGAGCCaaggaaggagagagagcagtGCTGCTACAACTGTGGCAAACCAGGTCACCTTGCTCGAGACTGCGACCGTGCTGATGAGCAGAAATGTTATTCTTGTGGAGAGTTTGGACACATCCAAAAAGACTGCACCAAAGTTAAATGCTACAG GTGTGGTGAGACTGGCCATGTAGCCATCAACTGCAGCAAGGACAGTGAAGTCAACTGTTACCGCTGTGGGGAGTCGGGGCACCTTGCACGGGAATGCACGATTGAAGCTACAGCTTAA
- the CNBP gene encoding CCHC-type zinc finger nucleic acid binding protein isoform X3, with protein MSSNECFKCGRSGHWARECPTGGGRGGGGGGGGRGGRGRGRGGFNSSRGFQFISSSLPDICYRCGESGHLAKDCDLQEDACYNCGRGGHIAKDCKEPRKEREQCCYNCGKPGHLARDCDRADEQKCYSCGEFGHIQKDCTKVKCYRCGETGHVAINCSKDSEVNCYRCGESGHLARECTIEATA; from the exons ATGAGCAGTAACGAGTGCTTTAAGTGTGGCCGCTCTGGTCATTGGGCTAGGGAGTGCCCTACTGGGGGAGGACGTGGTggcggtggtggtggtggtggtagagGTGGAAGAGGACGAGGACGTGGTGGATTTAATTCTTCAAGag GGTTCCAATTCATCTCTTCATCTCTTCCAGACATCTGTTATCGCTGTGGAGAGTCTGGCCATCTTGCTAAGGATTGTGATCTCCAAGAGGACG cTTGCTATAACTGTGGCAGAGGTGGGCATATTGCAAAGGATTGTAAGGAGCCaaggaaggagagagagcagtGCTGCTACAACTGTGGCAAACCAGGTCACCTTGCTCGAGACTGCGACCGTGCTGATGAGCAGAAATGTTATTCTTGTGGAGAGTTTGGACACATCCAAAAAGACTGCACCAAAGTTAAATGCTACAG GTGTGGTGAGACTGGCCATGTAGCCATCAACTGCAGCAAGGACAGTGAAGTCAACTGTTACCGCTGTGGGGAGTCGGGGCACCTTGCACGGGAATGCACGATTGAAGCTACAGCTTAA
- the CNBP gene encoding CCHC-type zinc finger nucleic acid binding protein isoform X1 produces the protein MSSNECFKCGRSGHWARECPTGGGRGGGGGGGGRGGRGRGRGGFNSSRGFQFISSSLPDICYRCGESGHLAKDCDLQEDGERLSLGAACYNCGRGGHIAKDCKEPRKEREQCCYNCGKPGHLARDCDRADEQKCYSCGEFGHIQKDCTKVKCYRCGETGHVAINCSKDSEVNCYRCGESGHLARECTIEATA, from the exons ATGAGCAGTAACGAGTGCTTTAAGTGTGGCCGCTCTGGTCATTGGGCTAGGGAGTGCCCTACTGGGGGAGGACGTGGTggcggtggtggtggtggtggtagagGTGGAAGAGGACGAGGACGTGGTGGATTTAATTCTTCAAGag GGTTCCAATTCATCTCTTCATCTCTTCCAGACATCTGTTATCGCTGTGGAGAGTCTGGCCATCTTGCTAAGGATTGTGATCTCCAAGAGGACGGTGAGCGTTTATCTCTAGGTGCAG cTTGCTATAACTGTGGCAGAGGTGGGCATATTGCAAAGGATTGTAAGGAGCCaaggaaggagagagagcagtGCTGCTACAACTGTGGCAAACCAGGTCACCTTGCTCGAGACTGCGACCGTGCTGATGAGCAGAAATGTTATTCTTGTGGAGAGTTTGGACACATCCAAAAAGACTGCACCAAAGTTAAATGCTACAG GTGTGGTGAGACTGGCCATGTAGCCATCAACTGCAGCAAGGACAGTGAAGTCAACTGTTACCGCTGTGGGGAGTCGGGGCACCTTGCACGGGAATGCACGATTGAAGCTACAGCTTAA